Sequence from the Microbacterium sp. AZCO genome:
AGGGATTCGTCAGCGACGCAGCGACGTCGGCGAGCGCCGCCGCAACCCGTTCGACACGAGCACCGTCCGCCTCGGCCGCCGACATCCCCACGCCGAGGGCGAGCTGCGGATCCCCCGGCGCCCACGCGTCCAGCGGCACGGCAAGGCCCACGATGCCGGGGTACGACTCCTCCTCGTCCAGCGCCCAGCCGCGTGCGCGGGCCTGAGCAAGCCGCTCGAGGAGCCCGCCCAGGTCTGTGGGCGACCGGTCGGTGAGCTTGGGGAAGGGCACGTGATCCGAGAGCCGCTCGGCGACCCAGTCATCGTCGTGCACCATCAGAAGGGCTCGACCCGTCGCTGAGAGTGCCGCCGGCAGCCTCGAGCCGAGCGGTGTGCCCAGGCGGACGCCGGCGCTTCCCTCGTGGCGCGCGAGGTACAGCGCGTGCACCCCGTCGAGCATCGCGACCTGGACGAGCTCGTGCCGCAGGACCGGTGATGCGTCGCAGACGTCGTAGAACTCGCGCACCTGTTGGAACTGCGCGGCGAAGGCACCGCCGAGCTCAGCAGTGCGACGACCCAGCCGGTAGCCCGCCGCGACGCGCTCCACCATGGCCGAGGCCTCGAGGGCGAGGCAGAGGTTCGCCGTCGAGGACTTGGCGATCCCCAGCGCCGTCGCGAGCTCGGTGAGCGTGAGAGGCGACCTCGACTGGGCGAGCAGATCGAGCAGCCGGATGCTCCGCGTGACCGCGGGCGCCGGGTCGCGGCTCAGTCGATCGTCCTGTTCGTCGGCCATGCCGGATCCCTCCGCTCGTCCGCGCGGAGCCCGCGCGGGTCAGTAGAACTCGACCGTATCGACCGTGCTCCGCAGAGGAAGCCCATCCATGAGCCGTGTCGCGCTCTCGGCGAACCGGCGGGCGATGCGCTCCTCCTCCCTGCTGCTGAGGGCGGCGGTGTGGGGGCTCACGAGCACGCTCGGATGCGACCAGAGCCGAGACGCGTGCGGGAGGGGCTCGGTCTCGAAGACGTCGAGCGCCGCGAACGAGATGCGCCCGTCGTCGAGAGCCGCGAGGAGCGCCGTCTCGTCGATCACCGTGCCGCGCCCGACACTGGCCAGGATCGTGCCAGGCGTGACCGCCGACAGCAGCGTCTCGTCGATGAGGTGGTACGTCTGGTCGGTGCCCGGCAGGGTGACGACGATCGCATCGACGTTCGCGACGGCCGAGGCGAGCTCCGCGAGCGGGATCATGCGATCGACAGCGTCGACGTGAGCACCCGAGCGACTCGTTCCCCACACGCGCGCGCCGAGCGCGCGGAACCGGCGGGCGCACTCCGCCCCGATCCCGCCCAGACCCACGACGAGGACCGTCATCTCATCGAGCTGACGCATCTCCCATCGATCGGGCCATGTCCGCAGGCGCTGATCTTCGCGAAGGCGAGGGAGCCCTTTTGCGCCCGCAAGCACGCCGAACACCGCGAACTCCGCGAGCGGACCGCCGTGCACACCGGCGCTCGTGGTGAACACGATGCGGTCGAGCGCCTCCCGGTCGAGGCCTGCCGCCTTGATCTGGCTTCCGCCCCCGGCAGCAGTTGTCATGACCCATCTGAGTCGCGGGTTGGCGGCGACCGTGCGCGCCAGCGCGGACGGGTCCACATCCGGGATGCCGAACAGGGCGTCCGCGGAGTCGACGAGGTCGTCGAATGCGGCCTGCTGCGCGGGCGTGCGCTCGAAGTCCGGGTCACCAGACCAGTCGGCCGCGCCGCGCATGGGACGCATCAGGCTCTGGTCGCGGATCACCTCGACGCGCGGTTCGAGCTGCTCGATGAGCTCGCACAGCTCCTCGCGAAGCGGGACGGCAGCCACGACGCGGAGCGTCGCGACGGCGGTCTGCAATGAGTCGGTCATCCGGATCCCTTCCTCGGGCTCCGCGGGGCGGGCCGGTTCTTAGTGTAGCGGAAGTTCATTATCCTGTACAGCGTCCTATATACTGAACATGGATCGACAACCCCCGGCTCGCTCCGGGACGACTTCGAGGGAGAAGCCACGATGAGCGGAGATTCGATCGGCGTGCTGGGGCTCGGCGCGATGGGAGAGCCCATGGCGCGTCGGCTTCTCGCGGAGCACGGGCGGCTCGTGGTGCACTCGCGCCGTCGGCACGCAGCGCTCGTCGACGCCGGCGCCACGTGGGCGCCGACCCCGGCCGACCTGGCACGCCGGGTCGATGCCGTGCTGGTCATGCTCCCCGATCTGCCGGAGCTCGAGGCACAGCTCGACGGGCCCGACGGCCTCCTCGCCGGCGACCGCGAGCTGCTGCTCATGATCGGCTCGACTTCCTCACCGCTCGGCGTCCGCACGCTCGCCGAGAAGGTCGGCCGCCGCACCGATGGCCGGGTGAGGGTCGTCGACAGCCCTGTGTCCGGCGGCACGGACGGCGCCTCGGCGGGGACGCTGTCGATCATGCTGGGCGGAGACCCGGTCGACACCGATCGCGCAGCCGCACTCCTCGCCCCGTGCGGCAACCCCGTCCGCCTCGGTCCCCTCGGTGCCGGCGAGGTCGCGAAGGCGTGCAATCAGCTGATCGTGGCATCCACGATCCTCGCGCTCGGCGAAGCGACCGTGCTCGCCGAGAGGTCGGGGATAGACCCGCGCGCACTCTGGGACCTCCTCGGCGACGGGTACGCGGGGTCGAACCTGCTCACGAGCCGCAAGGAGCGGCTCGTGACGGGGGACGACTCCCCCAGCGGGGCCGCCCGCTACATGATCAAGGACCTGGGCTTCGCGACCGACGTCGCCGACGACACGGCGACGGCCGCCGTCATGCTGCCCGCCGTGCGCTCGGCGTTCGAGGAGCTGGTCGCTGCCGGCCTCGGCGACCGCGACATCGCCGTCGTCCGGCGCTTCATCTCCGAGCGCCCGGCGTGACGGCCGATCACAACACCACTCGTCCCCCGGTGAGAATCACGCCCACCGGGCGTAACACCGGTGCGGCAAACTCTAGGCTTGATGTCAACCCCTGCGCGATCGATTCAAGGAGCACGTGTGTCTGAGACACCTTCGAATACCGAGCCCGCCGTCCAGACCCAGATCTGCACAGATCGTGACCAGGCCCCCGACGAGGCGGCCACCGTCCACGAGGGGGCACCCGCTCCCGAGGACGTGCGTCGTCCTGCCCCCACTCCCGAGGGACCGGATGCCGCACACGCGGCGACCGCGAACATCGGCGTCGTCGGGCTTGCCGTCATGGGCTCCAACCTGGCCCGCAACCTCGCCAGCCGCGAGGGCAACACGGTCGCGGTGTTCAACCGCAGCCGTTCCAAGACCGACGAGCTGGTGGCCGAGCACCCCGAGGCGGAGTTCGTCCCCGCGTTCTCGTACGACGAGTTCGCCGCCCGACTCACGAAGCCCCGCACGGCCGTGATCATGGTCAAGGCCGGCCGCCCCACCGACGCCGTCATCGACTCGCTCCTCGAGGTCTTCGAGCCCGGCGACATCATCGTCGACGGCGGCAACGCGCTGTTCAGCGACACGATCCGCCGCGAGAAGGCCGTCCGCGAGACCGGCGTGAACTTCGTCGGCATGGGCGTCTCCGGTGGCGAGGAGGGCGCGCTCAACGGCCCGTCGCTCATGCCCGGCGGACCCGACGAGTCGTGGGTCACGCTCGGCCCCATCCTGCGCTCGATCGCCGCCGTCGCCGAGGGCGAGCCCTGCGTCACGCACGTCGGCCACGACGGCGCCGGCCACTTCGTCAAGATGGTGCACAACGGCATCGAGTACGCCGACATGCAGCTCATCGCGGAGGCGTACGACCTCATCCG
This genomic interval carries:
- a CDS encoding IclR family transcriptional regulator; this translates as MADEQDDRLSRDPAPAVTRSIRLLDLLAQSRSPLTLTELATALGIAKSSTANLCLALEASAMVERVAAGYRLGRRTAELGGAFAAQFQQVREFYDVCDASPVLRHELVQVAMLDGVHALYLARHEGSAGVRLGTPLGSRLPAALSATGRALLMVHDDDWVAERLSDHVPFPKLTDRSPTDLGGLLERLAQARARGWALDEEESYPGIVGLAVPLDAWAPGDPQLALGVGMSAAEADGARVERVAAALADVAASLTNPFSAAARKKN
- a CDS encoding NAD(P)-dependent oxidoreductase, whose protein sequence is MSGDSIGVLGLGAMGEPMARRLLAEHGRLVVHSRRRHAALVDAGATWAPTPADLARRVDAVLVMLPDLPELEAQLDGPDGLLAGDRELLLMIGSTSSPLGVRTLAEKVGRRTDGRVRVVDSPVSGGTDGASAGTLSIMLGGDPVDTDRAAALLAPCGNPVRLGPLGAGEVAKACNQLIVASTILALGEATVLAERSGIDPRALWDLLGDGYAGSNLLTSRKERLVTGDDSPSGAARYMIKDLGFATDVADDTATAAVMLPAVRSAFEELVAAGLGDRDIAVVRRFISERPA
- a CDS encoding D-2-hydroxyacid dehydrogenase translates to MTDSLQTAVATLRVVAAVPLREELCELIEQLEPRVEVIRDQSLMRPMRGAADWSGDPDFERTPAQQAAFDDLVDSADALFGIPDVDPSALARTVAANPRLRWVMTTAAGGGSQIKAAGLDREALDRIVFTTSAGVHGGPLAEFAVFGVLAGAKGLPRLREDQRLRTWPDRWEMRQLDEMTVLVVGLGGIGAECARRFRALGARVWGTSRSGAHVDAVDRMIPLAELASAVANVDAIVVTLPGTDQTYHLIDETLLSAVTPGTILASVGRGTVIDETALLAALDDGRISFAALDVFETEPLPHASRLWSHPSVLVSPHTAALSSREEERIARRFAESATRLMDGLPLRSTVDTVEFY